From a single Miscanthus floridulus cultivar M001 chromosome 8, ASM1932011v1, whole genome shotgun sequence genomic region:
- the LOC136470364 gene encoding uncharacterized protein, which produces MAAVGERGGCATADAGSGWAPAPAGRPQRPGESERAQSLEAANELLQLLRRTSDLAQSRPTMASPSDINPSPVGSAPTIGLSSTASTGQQSNDTIAEASDPAWKHCTMPDVNKKNSLKCNYCGKTYHGGITRIKYHLGKVPKCGAAKCTKVPSDVQEEMIKLLSKKLDNKQRKNRKKEEDRAEVDLSHSEGEERSDADGNSVIVLKKVTSKGASSGGPMDKYRKLTPEEIVAVRKGKSGVAEKVQSKLSTEKREEKRDRTWVQNIVQVVTDNARPNEAAASLLKAKHPSIFWNGCAAHTIDLMLEDIGKMPRVAATISKAKCLTIFLYAHTRVLSLTRKFLSRDLVRCGVTRFATAYLNLKSLLENKKQLQMLFREDELNELGYLNSVKGKKANKVMRSETFWKGVETVVNYFEPLATVLRRMDSDVPAMGFLYGSLVEAKNEISRRFNNDRNKFEEVFHVIDKRWDSKLKTPLHRAGYYLNPFYYYQNKLAIEENESFRDGVITCITKLVPNEDTQDKIIEELQLFQDAEGSFGKEIAKRQCKNINFDPAKWWLNHGSSTPNLRKLAVHTKRRNRLLHDRMRDLMFVKFNSKLRQKKDKDKDPIEKHIVDALEDEDNEWITSIEPTEVDPEQEGEETGASSQGVAAAPQGQEKRKGGNLQKHRDMKRKRLIPTIEDGELSASSSDGEDDNDMPSDDSSDSEAK; this is translated from the exons ATGGCGGCGGTAGGCGAGCGCGGCGGCTGCGCGACGGCGGACGCGGGCAGCGGctgggcgccggcgccggctgGGCGACCGCAGCGGCCAGGGGAGAGCGAGCGCGCGCAGTCACTTGAGGCCGCCAACGAGCTCTTGCAGTTGCTGCGACGGACGAGCGACCTCGCGCAGTCACGCCCAACAATGGCTTCTCCAAGTGACATCAATCCAAGTCCAGTTGGCAGTGCGCCAACAATAG GCTTATCTAGCACTGCATCCACAGGCCAGCAATCAAATGACACTATTGCTGAAGCATCTGACCCAGCTTGGAAGCACTGCACAATGCCAGATGTGAACAAGAAAAATTCTCTCAAGTGCAACTACTGTGGCAAAACTTATCATGGTGGAATAACCAGAATCAAATACCACCTTGGTAAAGTTCCTAAATGTGGTGCTGCAAAGTGTACTAAAGTTCCATCTGATGTGCAAGAAGAAATGATTAAGTTGCTGTCAAAGAAGTTGGATAACAAGCAAAGGAAGAATAGGAAAAAAGAAGAGGATAGAGCTgaagttgatttgagccattctgAAGGAGAGGAACGCAGTGATGCAGATGGCAATTCAGTTATTGTGTTGAAGAAGGTGACAAGCAAAGGTGCTTCTTCAGGTGGTCCTATGGATAAGTACCGTAAACTGACACCAGAAGAAATAGTGGCTGTAAGGAAGGGCAAATCTGGTGTTGCTGAAAAGGTCCAATCCAAGCTATCAACTGAAAAAAGGGAAGAGAAAAGGGACAGAACAT GGGTGCAAAATATAGTTCAAGTTGTAACTGACAATGCAAGACCCAATGAGGCAGCAGCAAGTTTGTTGAAAGCAAAGCATCCCTCTATTTTTTGGAATGGTTGTGCTGCCCATACCATTGATCTAATGCTGGAAGATATAGGAAAGATGCCAAGAGTTGCAGCAACAATTAGCAAAGCAAAGTGCTTGACTATTTTTCTATATGCCCATACTAGAGTTTTGAGCCTGACGAGGAAGTTTCTTTCTAGAGATTTGGTAAGGTGTGGTGTTACAAGGTTTGCAACTGCTTATCTCAACTTGAAGAGCTTGCTAGAAAACAAGAAGCAATTACAGATGCTTTTTAGGGAGGATGAGCTCAATGAACTCGGCTACCTAAATAGTGTCAAAGGGAAGAAAGCAAACAAGGTTATGAGATCTGAAACTTTCTGGAAAGGAGTTGAGACTGTTGTTAATTACTTTGAGCCATTAGCTACTGTGTTGAGGAGAATGGACAGTGATGTTCCAGCAATGGGGTTCTTGTATGGGAGTCTAGTAGAAGCTAAGAATGAGATTTCTAGGAGGTTCAACAATGACAGGAACAAGTTTGAGGAAGTTTTTCACGTCATTGACAAAAGGTGGGACAGTAAGCTAAAGACACCTTTGCATAGGGCTGGTTACTACTTGAACCCTTTCTATTATTATCAAAACAAGTTGGCTATAGAGGAGAATGAATCATTTAGAGATGGTGTAATAACTTGCATTACGAAGCTTGTTCCAAATGAAGACACGCAGGACAAGATTATTGAAGAGCTTCAACTGTTTCAGGATGCTGAAGGATCCTTTGGCAAAGAAATTGCTAAAAGGCAGTGCAAAAATATCAATTTTGATCCAG CTAAGTGGTGGCTGAATCATGGAAGTAGTACACCAAACCTCAGAAAGTTAGCT GTCCACACAAAGAGACGCAACAGGCTGCTTCATGATAGAATGAGGGATCTTATGTTTGTCAAGTTCAACTCAAAGCTGAGGCAAAAGAAGGACAAGGATAAAGATCCCATTGAGAAACATATTGTTGATGCTTTAGAAGATGAAGATAATGAGTGGATCACTAGCATTGAGCCAACAGAAGTAGATCCAGAGCAGGAAGGAGAAGAAACTGGAGCATCATCACAGGGAGTTGCAGCTGCACCTCAAGGACAAgaaaaaaggaagggaggtaACCTGCAGAAACATAGGGACATGAAGAGAAAGAGGTTGATCCCTACTATTGAGGATGGGGAGTTATCTGCTTCATCTTCTGATGGAGAAGATGACAATGATATGCCTTCTGATGATAGTTCTGATTCTGAGGCTAAATGA